From Vicia villosa cultivar HV-30 ecotype Madison, WI unplaced genomic scaffold, Vvil1.0 ctg.001182F_1_1, whole genome shotgun sequence, the proteins below share one genomic window:
- the LOC131633852 gene encoding uncharacterized protein LOC131633852: MKFISEERKHFHEDCSTLILPAVSIGNVGQLTADLLVSSLGSEKVGYLDDPYVLPCVGNDAYGPVPQGDLALPLEAYDSPANGLTIIQQRSPVIKGMMLEFAKNMADFIAGSGKKHVIILSSLDFGKWQKVDMSSGLQIYYLSSSNSNGSDENCEQLGWKKLQEYDPSQKHWKYLSDLAEGNATPEDTISIEDELEEEDYYASLPFAALFSFLKAKGLKVTCLLCYCSEGDNTSDAFQLADAACKLLKPSHPNSGIEGVKWRVPLSWMSVYGPPPDVSIF; the protein is encoded by the exons atgaagttcatttccgaagaacGCAAGCACTTTCATGAAGATTGCTCAACTTTGATTTTG CCTGCTGTTTCTATTGGCAATGTTGGGCAGTTAACAGCGGACCTTTTGGTTTCATCATTGGGTTCTGAGAAAGTTGGTTACTTAGACGATCCTTACGTTCTTCCCTGTGTTGGCAATGACGCTTATGGACCTGTTCCTCAGGGGGATCTTGCACTTCCTCTTGAAG CTTATGATTCTCCGGCTAATGGTCTCACTATTATACAGCAGAGATCTCCCGTAATTAAG GGAATGATGCTTGAGTTTGCAAAAAACATGGCTGATTTTATTGCCGGAAGCGGAAAGAAGCATGTTATTATTCTCTCCAGCTTAGATTTTGGAAAGTGGCAAAAGGTTGACATGTCAAG TGGTTTGCAGATTTATTACCTATCCAGTTCCAACAGCAATGGATCGGATGAAAATTGTGAACAGCTTGGATGGAAGAAGCTTCAAGAGTATGACCCTTCTCAAAAACATTGGAAATATCTTAGTGATTTAGCTGAAGGAAATGCAACTCCGGAAGATACTATTTCTATAGAAGATGAACTAGAAGAAGAAGATTATTATGCTAGCTTGCCTTTCGCTGCACTTTTTTCTTTTCTCAAG GCTAAAGGTTTGAAGGTCACATGCTTGTTATGTTATTGCTCAGAAGGCGACAACACATCTGATGCTTTTCAATTAGCTGATGCAGCATGCAAACTTCTAAAGCCAAGCCACCCTAATTCTG GAATTGAAGGTGTCAAATGGCGAGTTCCACTTTCTTGGATGTCTGTATATGGACCACCTCCAGATGTTTCCATCTTCTAA
- the LOC131633848 gene encoding uncharacterized protein LOC131633848, with the protein MRVLGMAQMLASGGSGSSEALKEAEAAKKTAEDRVKTLETDRKELKRKIDAVLKQKDGEIAAEKKKLADLRLEWAPSADESSDVATLQTRAEFVEKIDSLKISLADMAEVGFERAVRQLRLLNPGLKEDNIGLSSKIVDGALVPESPESEE; encoded by the coding sequence ATGAGGGTTTTGGGGATGGCCCAAATGTTAGCCAGTGGTGGCTCGGGCTCGTCCGAGGCCCTGAAGGAGGCGGAGGCGGCAAAGAAGACTGCCGAGGATAGGGTGAAGACCCTGGAGACTGATCGCAAGGAGTTGAAGAGAAAGATCGACGCGGTTCTCAAGCAGAAGGACGGGGAGATTGCGGCGGAAAAGAAAAAGCTCGCCGACCTTCGGCTTGagtgggctccctcggctgacgagtcgtCGGATGTGGCCACTCTGCAGACTAGGGCTGAATTCGTGGAGAAGATAGATAGCCTGAAGATAAGCTTGGCTGACATGGCTGAAGTCGGTTTCGAGCGTGCTGTTCGTCAACTGAGGCTTCTAaaccctggtttgaaggaggataatatcGGGCTTTCTTCGAAGATTGTGGACGGCGCGTTGGTGCCCGAGTCTCCAGAGAGTGAAGAGTAG
- the LOC131633849 gene encoding uncharacterized protein LOC131633849, with the protein MEKKQSDEHDHFMNVIRRKRQFDARHHRKRVLGAKRAKRLASMNKENAYQTQPPADTISSHFRLPLSSISPNIPSSTITDRNTKQKTHSISTLNTLPSSLAKKRPRVVSVKNINNLGVNLGRRFDNEFMSGATASSSHTPNPYSNTNELFQDDSEGDEGSGNSSDACSSVSNYSMDEHDVGFDTDIEEIDVHRSGEYYDLGDPSCECQQCGANMWYMERKNKSRHSANPKFSMCCGEGKVQIPLLRQPPPVLQSLLFDQNKSESKIFQQQIRLYNMMFAFTSPGAKMDNRFNNGRGPPNYRIQGQTCHRIGSMLPLPGEKARFAQLYIFDTEHEVQNRFDIFRKRDGVDINIVEKLSSMLYEHNVHAQSFKMARDRLSEGNVADLKLRLISDRQNDGRIYNQPTVSEVAALIVGDVDTAEKRDIIMQKQCGQLQRIDEYHTSYLGFQYPLLFPYGEDGYRPNIRHRNKGSTTVRNAETTTTVSEIDDVPWEDATKRNRLTIREWFAFRIQSRKNEAQTILRSRRLFQQFLVDGFTMMESERLRWLRKNQSKLRVGKYDHLADARTNGHTRGAATGKRVVLPSSYVGSRRFMDQLYFDGMAICSYVGFPDLFITFTCNPNWPEIQRVLSSADLKASDRPDLITRIFKLKFDSLLSDLTKKSIMGKVLAYMYTIEFQKRGLPHAHILIFLHPSSKYPTPADIDRIISAEIPNKDTDEELYNLVKSHMIHGPCRNAFRNSTCMKEGKCSKYFPKEFRHETIVDQDGYPVYRRRDNGHTVSKNGIEIDNRFVVPYNSKLLLKYRAHINMEWCNQSTSVKYLFKYINKGYDRITAAIVMNEDGSVSQHEAVDEIKQYIDCRYVSPSEAAWRIYGFSIHGRKPAVERPSYQSP; encoded by the exons ATCAAACTCAACCCCCTGCTGATACTATATCTTCGCATTTCAGATTACCACTATCTTCTATTTCTCCAAATATTCCAAGTTCCACCATAACTGATCGAAATACAAAGCAGAAAACTCACAGTATATCAACTTTGAATACATTGCCAAGTTCATTAGCAAAAAAACGCCCAAGAGTTGTTTCTGTAAAGAACATTAACAATTTAGGAGTTAACCTCGGAAGGAGATTTGATAACGAGTTTATGAGCGGTGCGACAGCATCTTCAAGCCATACACCAAATCCATATTCCAACACCAACGAACTTTTCCAAGATGACAGTGAAGGTGATGAAGGTTCCGGTAATTCTTCAGATG CCTGCAGTTCAGTTTCTAACTATTCAATGGACGAGCATGACGTAGGTTTTGACACTGACATTGAAGAAATAGATGTTCACAGATCAG GAGAATACTACGATTTAGGTGACCCATCATGTGAGTGTCAGCAATGTGGTGCAAATATGTGGTATATGGAGAGGAAAAACAAGTCTCGACATTCTGCTAATCCTAAGTTCTCAATGTGTTGTGGAGAAGGAAAGGTTCAAATACCTTTGTTGAGACAACCTCCACCCGTATTGCAGAGTCTGTTGTTTGACCAAAACAAAAGTGAATCTAAAATATTCCAACAACAAATTCGTCTTTACAATATGATGTTCGCATTTACTTCTCCGGGTGCTAAAATGGACAACAGATTTAATAATGGTAGAGGTCCTCCTAACTATCGTATTCAAGGTCAAACATGTCATCGTATAGGTAGCATGTTACCTTTGCCAGGTGAAAAGGCCCGTTTTGCCCAACTCTATATATTCGATACTGAACATGAAGTTCAGAATAGATTTGATATTTTCAG AAAAAGGGACGGAGTTGATATTAATATAGTGGAAAAGTTGTCTTCAATGTTATATGAACATAATGTTCACGCTCAGTCTTTTAAGATGGCAAGGGATAGACTTTCTGAAGGCAATGTGGCAGATCTAAAACTCCGTCTCATTTCTGATCGTCAAAATGATGGAAGAATATATAATCAACCAACagtttcagaagttgctgctctcaTTGTTGGTGATGTTGATACTGCAGAAAAAAGGGATATTATAATGCAAAAACAATGTGGCCAACTTCAGAGAATAGATGAATATCACACGTCTTATTTGGGTTTTCAATATCCATTACTTTTCCCTTACGGCGAAGATGGTTACAGACCAAACATACGGCATCGCAATAAAGGATCTACAACGGTTCGTAATGCAGAAACAACGACTACAGTATCGGAAATTGACGATGTTCCATGGGAGGATGCAACCAAAAGAAACAGACTTACAATCAGAGAGTGGTTCGCCTTTAGGATTCAGTCAAGAAAAAACGAGGCACAGACAATTCTCAGGTCAAGGAGGTTATTTCAGCAGTTTTTGGTAGATGGTTTTACAATGATGGAATCTGAGAGACTTCGATGGTTAAGAAAGAATCAGTCAAAACTACGAGTAGGGAAATATGACCATCTTGCAGATGCTAGGACAAATGGACATACACGTGGTGCAGCTACAGGGAAAAGAGTTGTCCTACCTTCGTCGTATGTTGGAAGCCGTAGATTTATGGATCAGTTATACTTTGATGGCATGGCAATTTGTAGTTATGTTGGATTTCCTGATTTGTTTATTACATTCACATGTAATCCCAATTGGCCGGAAATACAGCGCGTATTAAGTTCTGCAGATCTGAAAGCGTCCGATCGTCCGGATCTCATAACAAGAATCTTCAAATTGAAATTTGATTCATTGCTGTCCGATTTGACTAAAAAGAGTATCATGGGAAAGGTTCTTGCGT ATATGTACACAATTGAGTTCCAAAAAAGAGGTCTGCCCCATGCGCACATATTAATTTTCCTCCATCCGTCGAGCAAGTATCCAACACCCGCTGACATTGATCGTATCATATCAGCAGAAATACCAAACAAAGACACTGACGAAGAGTTATATAACTTGGTCAAATCTCACATGATACACGGACCTTGCAGAAATGCTTTTCGTAATTCTACGTGTATGAAGGAAGGAAAATGTTCTAAATACTTCCCTAAAGAATTCAGACATGAAACGATCGTTGATCAAGATGGATATCCGGTTTATAGACGAAGGGACAACGGACACACAGTTTCTAAGAATGGAATTGAGATTGACAACAGATTTGTTGTTCCTTACAATTCAAAGTTATTGTTGAAGTACAGAGCTCATATTAATATGGAATGGTGCAATCAAAGCACATCCGTCAAATATTTGTTCAAATACATCAACAAAGGATACGACAGAATAACTGCTGCAATTGTCATGAATGAAGATGGATCTGTTTCGCAACATGAAGCCGTTGATGAAATCAAGCAGTATATTGACTGTAGGTACGTTTCTCCAAGTGAAGCTGCTTGGAGAATTTATGGTTTTTCCATTCATGGAAGAAAACCAGCTGTAGAAAGA CCCTCTTACCAAAGTCCTTGA
- the LOC131633847 gene encoding uncharacterized protein At4g02000-like, with product MVTPSMENLSINDEYDLEGFCFDVEEDGDEVSDLKWCLVGRFLCDRFIHVQAMKNKVADVWSPMRGVKEAKYGLFLFQFSHKLDMDAMLQGRQWTFDSHLLIIEKVRIEMQIENIPLYHVDFWIQIHNLPAGMMMEKVGKTLANFIGAFVEYDKNNNTSYWREYMRIRVKIDVRQPLKRQRRIKNKGGFWCVVKFKYEKLSLFFFVCGKLGHSENKCEIRFAMVEDNDIRESSNDLRLIPDVMAVVPLLGGLKPMQTVA from the coding sequence ATGGTGACACCGAGCATGGAAAACTTATCAATAAATGATGAATACGATTTAGAagggttttgttttgatgtgGAGGAGGATGGTGATGAAGTTTCAGATCTCAAATGGTGCCTTGTCGGTAGATTCCTATGTGATAGATTTATTCATGTGCAAGCTATGAAGAATAAAGTTGCAGATGTGTGGAGTCCGATGAGGGGAGTTAAGGAAGCGAAATACGGTTTATTTCTTTTCCAATTCTCGCACAAACTGGACATGGATGCAATGTTACAAGGCAGACAATGGACATTTGATTCACACCTCTTGATTATTGAGAAGGTAAGGATTGAAATGCAGATTGAAAATATACCTTTGTATCATGTTGATTTCTGGATTCAAATCCACAACTTACCAGCGGGAATGATGATGGAAAAAGTTGGGAAAACATTGGCAAATTTCATCGGGGCTTTTGTGGAGTATGACAAAAATAACAACACCAGTTACTGGCGCGAGTATATGAGAATTAGGGTGAAGATTGATGTGAGGCAACCATTGAAGAGGCAAAGGAGAATCAAGAATAAGGGAGGTTTCTGGTGCGTTGTTAAATTCAAATATGAGAAACTGAGTTTATTTTTCTTCGTTTGTGGAAAATTAGGACATTCAGAGAACAAATGTGAGATTCGTTTTGCTATGGTGGAAGACAACGACATAAGAGAAAGTTCTAATGATTTAAGGCTGATACCAGACGTTATGGCGGTGGTTCCTCTTCTTGGTGGCTTAAAACCGATGCAGACAGTAGCATGA